Proteins encoded in a region of the Podarcis muralis chromosome 6, rPodMur119.hap1.1, whole genome shotgun sequence genome:
- the LOC114597285 gene encoding lysosomal acid lipase/cholesteryl ester hydrolase-like, with translation MHSNRSKMWLFWGVACLVQQALTSEEFSGRRHLNPQQFMTIPEVIQYWGYPSEEYTILTGDGYYLQANRIPHGRHSSGKTGPKSVVLLVPGNLCEGRSWISNLPSNSLGFVLADADYDVWIINNRGTTWSRRHQHFSVDQEEFWNFSFHEMAIYDIPAAIDFILQKTKQKSLYYIGHSQGGTTGFIAFSTMPQLAQKVKLFMGLAPAYTLDGMKGVFSLILRLPQELIRLMCGSNELCFFYNKLKANNAKWCSYPGIDKLCLQIMSLFQGRNEKNLNVSRADVYLGIYPDFTSTKTIAHWSQVEKTNQLKYFDYGSKNKAVYNMSTPPFYKIEDITVPTAVWSGGNDIVVTKKAIERLLPRIPHLVFYKNIPEWQHSDFIWGLDAPDQLFKDVLSLMQKFK, from the exons ATGCACAGCAACAG GTCCAAGATGTGGCTGTTTTGGGGAGTGGCCTGCTTAGTCCAACAGGCTCTGACATCTGAAGAATTCAGcggtagaagacatctgaatccACAACAATTTATGACTATT CCTGAAGTTATCCAGTATTGGGGATACCCCAGTGAAGAGTATACAATCCTGACAGGGGATGGCTATTACCTGCAGGCAAACAGAATTCCACATGGAAGACATAGTTCTGGAAAGACAG GGCCTAAGTCAGTTGTGTTATTGGTACCTGGTAACCTTTGTGAAGGCAGGAGCTGGATTTCAAATCTTCCCAGCAATAGTCTGGGATTTGTTCTAGCAGATGCTGATTATGATGTCTGGATAATAAATAACAGGGGGACCACCTGGTCTAGAAGACATCAGCACTTCTCAGTAGACCAAGAAGAATTTTGGAATTTCAG CTTTCATGAAATGGCAATTTATGATATTCCAGCAGCCATAGACTTTATTCTGCAGAAAACTAAGCAAAAAAGCTTGTATTATATTGGCCATTCCCAGGGAGGTACAACGG gttTTATTGCCTTTTCAACCATGCCACAGCTTGCTCAAAAGGTTAAACTCTTCATGGGCCTGGCTCCTGCCTACACATTGGACGGCATGAAAGGAGTCTTTTCCTTAATTCTACGCCTTCCTCAAGAATTGATAAGA cttATGTGTGGCAGTAATGAACTCTGCTTTTTCTATAACAAACTAAAAGCCAACAATGCCAAGTGGTGCAGCTATCCAGGGATTGACAAACTTTGTCTCCAAATCATGTCCTTATTCCAAGGACGCAATGAGAAAAACCTAAATGTG AGTCGAGCAGATGTGTATCTTGGAATTTACCCTGATTTTACTTCTACAAAAACTATTGCACACTGGAGTCAG GTTGAGAAAACCAACCAACTTAAGTATTTTGATTATGGATCAAAGAACAAAGCTGTCTACAACATG AGTACACCCCCATTTTATAAGATAGAAGACATTACTGTGCCAACAGCTGTGTGGAGTGGTGGGAATGACATTGTTGTAACCAAAAAGGCTATTGAACGGCTGCTCCCTCGAATCCCTCATTTAGTTTTCTATAAGAATATTCCTGAATGGCAACATTCAGATTTTATCTGGGGTCTTGATGCACCAGACCAGTTGTTTAAGGATGTGCTTTCTCTGATGCAAAAGTTCAAATAA